ATAATTATTGGGGCAGCGGATCGTCAATGTTTTGCGGTCCAGTCGATACATTATCTCAACGTGGCAGTCCCGTTAACACGCCGGCGAAGTTAGAGAACACGGATATTTATACCGAGGAACAATTTTCAAAAGAAGATAGAACAAGAATGAGAGAATGGCTATTACAATTACAGTCGGATATAGAATCGAACAAAACAAACTCGATAGATGCATTATATCAATTAGCGCTGTATGTTGGACCGGGTGGAGAGTTCTCAGATGCTCTTGAAATGCCGTGGGAGTTTTTACTAACTTCTGTTGAGAGGAATTCTAGATTGTCAAATGTTAAATCGCTTGCATCTGTTTTGCTCGTTACAGCAAAAATGGATAGAGGAGAATTTTTAAATGCAATTTATATTTCCGATCAGATATTACTAACTGAAGTTACGCAAAAGAGTCATTCTGAACGAAGTGAAGAATCTGAAACCTCAAATTCAGGCTATTTTTAGATGTTTCGCTTCGCTCAACATGACAAAAAGTCAATTCTGCGTAACTTCAGTTACTAAGGAATAGTGATGATAATATGTGGTTATTCTGCCAAACACAGAAAGTGATAGCTAATGTTGGACTTGGTAATGTAACAAATGCTATTTCATTGTTTAATGCTATGAAAAATCGTGGTGAGAAAATAGATAAAAAATCAATAGAAGTTTTGGAGGATTATCTTAAAAATGTATCATCAACAATAAACAGTAACGTGAAAATTTCGGATAATACTTTACAAACTGTTCAGAAAATTAATATTGAAGATAGTAATATCGAACGTCCTAAAACTTATAGTTTAGAACAGTGTTATCCCAATCCGTTTAATCCTGTTACACAAATAAAATTTTCAATTCCTGAAGCTGGTTTTGTAACTCTGAAAGTTTAT
This window of the Bacteroidota bacterium genome carries:
- a CDS encoding T9SS type A sorting domain-containing protein, whose product is MWLFCQTQKVIANVGLGNVTNAISLFNAMKNRGEKIDKKSIEVLEDYLKNVSSTINSNVKISDNTLQTVQKINIEDSNIERPKTYSLEQCYPNPFNPVTQIKFSIPEAGFVTLKVYDVLGREISELASGWKEAGHYEVEWDASRFSSGVYFYKCNASREKLQLI